One Tunturibacter gelidoferens genomic region harbors:
- the purE gene encoding 5-(carboxyamino)imidazole ribonucleotide mutase — MDAEPLGTVLVGVVMGSRNDYAVMRGAVEVLKEFGVAHEVRVVSAHRTPDLLFDYADSAVERRLRVIIAGAGGAAHLPGMIAAKTVVPVLGVPIPATALQGMDSLLSIVQMPKGVPVGTLAIGAAGATNAGLLAIAILAITDAALQKKLVAWRAARRDEVLAQVVGEDEVGA, encoded by the coding sequence ATGGACGCCGAGCCGCTGGGCACTGTTTTGGTTGGAGTTGTGATGGGAAGCCGCAATGATTATGCGGTAATGCGAGGCGCCGTGGAGGTGCTGAAGGAGTTTGGCGTTGCGCACGAGGTGCGGGTGGTGTCGGCTCATCGGACGCCGGATCTTCTATTTGATTATGCAGATTCCGCCGTTGAACGACGACTGCGGGTGATCATCGCGGGTGCTGGTGGCGCGGCGCATCTACCTGGGATGATTGCCGCAAAGACGGTGGTGCCAGTGCTTGGCGTGCCGATTCCGGCGACAGCTTTGCAAGGGATGGATTCGCTGTTGAGTATTGTGCAGATGCCGAAGGGAGTTCCCGTGGGAACCCTCGCGATTGGAGCGGCTGGAGCTACGAATGCGGGATTGTTAGCTATAGCGATCCTGGCTATTACCGATGCGGCGTTGCAGAAGAAACTGGTGGCCTGGCGTGCGGCGCGGCGGGATGAGGTTCTTGCGCAGGTAGTCGGGGAAGATGAGGTTGGCGCGTGA